The Prevotella herbatica genome contains the following window.
CTCGCCACCAAGAGCTTCTAATGCAATTTTTGTCATAATTTAAGTTTTAGATTATTTAAAAAAATGGGGTGTTTCCCCTTCTCTTGTTTTTCTAAGTTTTAGTAATATAAATATTGTCTTTTTGCAAATATAATAAAAAATACATAACGTGGTATTTTAGGAATCGTTTTTTTTTTTGCAAAAAACAAGAATAACAAACTGGTTTCTTGAGTGAAACCTTAATCTTCGTGAATAAGTATCTTCTTGAATAACACTGTTTTAAAATAAATATTATATTTGTGAAATACTTAGTAATACTAATTGTGAATTAGAAATAATCGTAAATTTATAGGGACGAGGAAAGTCCTAGTCCTTTATTAATCTAAATCGTGTGCACAGATTTTATCTAAATTTCAAGATTATGAAAAAAGTTTTTAAAATTAACTGCGAAAATCGTGCAGGTTTTGTTCAAGAGTTTAAAGTAAAATGGCATGGCGGTGAGAGTGGATGGAGTGATAGATATCCTAATCCACAAACTAAATCAATTGATTTAAGAACACTTAATATTCCGGAAGGTGCTGAGGTCTGGATTGAAGTCAATGCCATACTAGGCAAAAAGAAAACTGCTGATGAGCATGTTGTCTATGATCCAAACTCTGATGATGCTGCACTCTATGAAACTACTGGCGCAACTTTGACTTATAAAATTAAGTTGATTAACTAACACTTTTATTTAGGAGTGTTTACAATTAGTTTGTCTAATGTGCACTAAGTTGCAAGTTTATTGTCAACACTCCTAATCTAATCTTTTATTTAGATTTGCCGAGAAGGTATAACGTGGTAACTTCGGGTGATGATAGACAATGTATTCTCAAATTCAACAGATGATGTTGCTATTTGAAGTATGTTATATTTTAAGATGTATAATTCAATTGAATTATCGTTTATGTGTATTTTATAGTTAACTATGGCAAAAAAATCCTTTTGGAAGTTTCTCTGGTTAATTATATCTAAAAATAAAGAAGGTAATAAAATAATGTCTATATTTGTATAACAATCTAGAGAGTTGTTTATAAAGTTACAGTGGATGATTTTTGAATCGAATGAATATTATGATTTTAGTAAACTATAGACTTAAATTAAATTCAATCCACATGAAATGACAATAGCTCTTACATATTGACTACAAATTTGATATAACATAAAAAAAAACGATTTATGAACTGTAAAAAAAACTATTTTCTGCCTGTAATAACAGCTATTCTGATTTTGTTATCATCATGTAGTGATGAAATTAATTCAGATATAATATATGATATTGCACCTATCAATTTTAATTTCAAGATAGTTAATAAAGACGGAAATAACATGTTGGACTCTAAAGGACCAGGGTATAATCCTAATTTTATAGCCAACACAAGTATTACAATCCAGTCAAAGACTTACAAACTAGGCGTGGATGCCCAAACAGTACTTACACCAAGTACTCGTGCTTATTATGCGCCTTTTAAAGGTATGATGATTGGGGTTGACAACGGTGAGACATATGCTGTAATAGGTCCATTCATGGGAAACTATAACTGGGATAATGAAAAGGTAATTATTAATTGGGGAGACAATAGTACAGACATACTGACGTTCTCGTCATTTGTTCATTACAAGAAAAGTGGAGAACCTTACTTTGATCGATCTTATATTTTGAACAATTCAGGTTCTTCAACTGTATTTGACACGGCAGGATATATTACTCTTGAGAAATAATAGAATACTTTCCAAAAGTAGTCTATTTTCTCAATGATATAAGAGTAACCCGTTGGAGGGATTAAATGAATGTGCATTTAATTCCGTCAACGGATTAGATTATTGATAATGATTATCAATTCTTATTATGAACAATATTTAGAGTGGGGGATAATATTCTAGAATGTCATTCCCACTTTTAATGCGATTGAACCGTGGCTGAGGCTTTCTTGAAATTCAGTCTTCATATATTGATTTTCAAATTGCTTCAGTCTTTCAAACTCCTGAAGTTCGTAACCAACAGCAAATAACACCTTATTCTTTTTGAAGGCCGACCATTCAACACCAATTGTCGGGCTGAAATAAAAGCCTCCGTTAGTGTTATTTTGTGGAGCGAAACTATATCCACATCCACATTCGGCGTACGGAGTGAATTTGTGAGGTGCTGAAAGTTTGTATTTCACATCTGCATATAGTGGTATCAAAGTTTTCTCGTATACAGAAACACCTGTGCCTACTCCTGCTGAAAATCTGTTGCTGATATTGTAATAACCAATCACGTGAAGAGTGACAGGAGTACGGGCTGGAGTACTCATTGCAAGTCCTGTTCCTAGATATCCAGAAAAAGAAATTTTGCTTTCTTCTTGGGCATTAACAGTCATCATACCTGTTAGCATGATGCTAAGAAATAGAATTATTTTTTTCATTGTACAGTTACTGTTATTTGTTTTACAATTTTCAGAGCAGTTGTAATTCCGCTCATATCTTTATATATTGTTCCTGAAGTTCCGTCAGGACTGCTATGCCCAATCAATTGTGCATTAAATGTTTTCTGTCCTGTCGTTAAATCTACCATAGCCTCGTATACAAGTGCAGGTTGTCCGCTGCCTTCTTTTCCTCCAGAATAATTAGGGTCACCTTCTTTAGCATTCTTTGGATAGCTATCGTTAAAGTCGATAGAGTGATTAAGTTCTACCATGACAATGAATTTCTTAAGATTACTGTTTGGTGTAATCTTCACGTCAAATCCCCTACGTGGTGTGGCTCCCGACATTGCATCAGTAAGTGGTTGATCTTTTGTAGGTAGATACAGACCGTCTGCATATTTCACGCCTCTTGCATAACACCAACATGGAAGTGCTTCTTTTCGGCGGTTGCCTTTCGCATTCTGCCAAGCCTGATGGGCAATCTTATAAGATGCATACACTGTTGTGAGATAGTTGCCATCAGGGTCTTCAATCCATATTGCAACCTGTGGAGGATTCTTTTTGTTTATGCCAAGAAAGAGTGGAAAATCGTGAAGCCAGTTGTCACCCTCTACAATCTTTACCTTAATGTCGCCCTGACTGTATTCTACTAAGTCCTTGTTGCACGACCAGAAACTGCTTATCAATAGCAGCAAGCTAGAAATTAATACCATCTTTTTCATATCAAAGTTTAATTGTTATTTAATTGTTACCAAATGGGAACATGGATGAACGTAATAGTTCAAAGTATGTTTCAACATTTTTAAAAAAGAATTTGATTTTATTTAAGTGAATTAAAAGTATTGTCAATAATCATGTCTATTGCATCAGTAATCTGTTTCCATCCTGTTTCCTGATCAATTTTAATACCATTATATATATTGCAATTATCTTCAAGCATAGCTAAATATGTTATTGATGATGTTATTATTGTAGCTATAGCAGCAAGACTCTTTTGTTGGCACATCATTATTTCAGCTATGTTCGCAATTATATTGTTACCAGCTACTTCGCGCTGCCGTCTCACCACTTCAATAATATTATTATTGCTTGACAGTTCCCAACGATATAAGCGTCTGAGCACAGAGTTAGTTCTTAATTGCATTATCATTTTATGAAACACGCTTTTAAGAAAAGCAGGTATACCTTCTTTTTCAGGAAACTTATTTGGGAAGTTAAGCCAAAAATCGTTCTTACGTATGTAGGCAGTAAGGAGCCCGTCAATAGAACCAAAGTATCGATATATCAATATCTTTGATACTTCAGACTTAGCGGCAACAGCATTGATACCGATTTTTTCGAATCCGTTTTCTTCAATCATCTGTCCGATGGCCACAATCAATTTGTTTTCTGTAGCCTCTCTATCGCGT
Protein-coding sequences here:
- a CDS encoding TetR/AcrR family transcriptional regulator — encoded protein: MNKTVNTERDREATENKLIVAIGQMIEENGFEKIGINAVAAKSEVSKILIYRYFGSIDGLLTAYIRKNDFWLNFPNKFPEKEGIPAFLKSVFHKMIMQLRTNSVLRRLYRWELSSNNNIIEVVRRQREVAGNNIIANIAEIMMCQQKSLAAIATIITSSITYLAMLEDNCNIYNGIKIDQETGWKQITDAIDMIIDNTFNSLK